From the genome of Vanessa tameamea isolate UH-Manoa-2023 chromosome 16, ilVanTame1 primary haplotype, whole genome shotgun sequence, one region includes:
- the LOC113394244 gene encoding TATA element modulatory factor, with the protein MNWFDTSGLTNLAKSALKEAQKTIDKALDIQDDSNEEQEDEVEGPSTSKSSPSTSNTPQQDNSDFFSSWGLTVSAESGETDAIKEQPVVTESPSKSNPQSLWGSFAGSFFEQPKTDTIVRPPKAKSMNVIAGKYDSQDDLFSKSQLVMSDGAECLNLNKEESKKLDERRNSSMSNVLSFMSSRNSSDSVEVLSQSLKSTPDSEAASCQSVSHSSSMGLKLNSESVEILPDSLISPSSIECLGFDSYASDKNSSASSNFSPGDMSDKKSTPIGERTERAETADSVSLVADDDEDTMSYNSISECTAPTVLDTEDKPVSPFPKTNRMDPRRGNEKEVTLLEQPILPHRMQISENSSNDGSWSDRTLNADNDSITLENSAEEHKKDVEPEDIFIEKLSDSSSFYNVNVTSDFLRSESSAFVNVEKKQCSPPESNESSQKEASIKERISPVSSDSKSDLVKIGSERTSGHTSGDELETATSSDIEIIPSPNGDSSNGCRNSPGKYGFKQKLDGAISPNLVDLVLGKNLATKIRGHTRELSEASVQSNTSDESQCSENDRLMRRLCEMAEILDARENRLMEVSRSNAELAESNASLKSQVESLLVKHEGGDINTITEDYTQRMSALEKKFQQAIREKDQLRKQLDNVKIDMTRKNSSDLENSLKEKDEIIAQLHEEGEKLARHELQHSNIIKKLRAKEKDNEQVIKGLRDKIAEQTAELDRVKRSMAAKEELEVNQIEAVYRLTTANKKLEAELAESRSALDDASQKLEGTRTARDALKREAADLRRDAAELRRQRDAHAHLGAAAERAARDAALLRDELRQLRAERAREEQRWVAREEALRREAAEAREASEAQADAEAPAALLQQLAALQRAALERERAHAGAAAALAAQLEEARRRAAAAAESERAGRAEAAALAERAEAARAELRRAEQALQQLRDGAAAERAELAALRERLREKESESERLRSESEGELAGLRARVSELEAQLADERAALDTEKKRNAILQEQVSSRGDASPAHSVASDSFSTSFWQTEEGHAVAGGGAAGAGGAAGAGGVVGVEEALAALTRREGERRTAGAALAALRAERAALTGRLARLQDELADYQNVQEQYDALLQMYGEKEEQLAELRLDLHDVTQFYKAQLDELVRLKRLAR; encoded by the exons ATGAATTGGTTCGATACCTCGGGGCTAACGAACTTAGCCAAGTCAGCACTGAAAGAAGCCCAGAAAACTATCGATAAAGCGTTAGATATTCAGGATGATAGTAATGAGGAGCAGGAAGATGAGGTAGAGGGTCCATCAACATCTAAATCATCGCCAAGTACGAGTAACACACCTCAACAGGATAACTCCGATTTTTTTTCCTCTTGGGGTCTCACAGTCAGTGCCGAAAGCGGAGAAACCGATGCCATAAAAGAGCAGCCCGTAGTGACCGAAAGCCCCTCAAAATCAAATCCTCAAAGTCTGTGGGGATCTTTCGCTGGCTCATTCTTTGAACAGCCAAAAACGGATACGATTGTCCGACCTCCTAAAGCGAAGTCCATGAATGTTATTGCGGGCAAATATGACAGTCAGGATGATTTGTTTTCAAAAAGCCAGCTTGTTATGTCTGATGGTGCCGAGTGtcttaatttaaacaaagaGGAATCAAAGAAGTTAGATGAGAGACGTAATTCCTCCATGTCAAATGTGCTGTCATTTATGTCTAGTAGAAATAGTTCTGACTCAGTCGAAGTATTGTCACAAAGTTTAAAGTCTACACCAGACTCTGAGGCGGCATCGTGCCAGTCTGTGTCTCACAGTAGCAGTATGGGCTTAAAACTTAATTCTGAGTCTGTAGAAATATTGCCCGATAGCCTCATAAGCCCTAGTTCAATTGAATGTCTAGGCTTTGATAGCTATGCTAGTGATAAAAACAGCAGTGCTTCTTCAAATTTCTCACCTGGTGATATGTCTGATAAGAAATCTACTCCGATCGGAGAAAGAACTGAAAGGGCAGAAACTGCAGATAGTGTCAGCCTAgttgctgatgatgatgaagatacAATGTCCTATAATTCTATATCTGAATGCACTGCTCCCACAGTACTTGATACGGAGGACAAACCTGTAAGTCCTTTCCCTAAAACTAATAGAATGGATCCAAGAAGAGGCAATGAGAAGGAAGTTACACTTTTAGAACAACCTATCCTCCCTCACAGGATGCAAATCAGTGAAAACTCTTCCAATGACGGTTCATGGTCTGACAGAACCTTAAATGCTGACAATGACAGTATTACTCTTGAAAATTCTGCTGAAGAACATAAGAAGGATGTTGAACCAGAGGATATATTTATTGAGAAGCTGAGTGACTCTTCTTCATTTTATAATGTCAATGTGACAAGTGATTTTTTGAGATCTGAGAGCTCAGCTTTTGTCAATGTTGAGAAAAAGCAGTGTAGTCCACCTGAAAGCAATGAATCGTCCCAAAAGGAAGCCAGTATAAAGGAGAGAATATCACCAGTCAGCTCTGATAGTAAAAGTGATTTAGTTAAGATTGGTTCAGAAAGAACATCAGGACACACATCAGGTGATGAATTGGAGACTGCCACATCATCAGATATAGAAATCATTCCAAGTCCCAATGGAGACAGTAGCAATGGCTGCAGAAATAGCCCCGGAAAGTATGGTTTCAAGCAGAAACTAGATGGTGCAATTTCTCCTAACCTTGTAGATTTAGTATTAGGTAAAAATTTAGCTACTAAAATCCGGGGTCACACCAGGGAGTTATCCGAAGCTTCAGTGCAAAGTAACACCAGTGACGAAAGCCAATGTTCAGAAAATGATCGCCTAATGCGAAGACTGTGTGAGATGGCTGAGATATTAGATGCGAGAGAGAATAGACTGATGGAAGTAAGTAGAAGTAATGCTGAACTAGCGGAGAGCAATGCAAGCTTGAAGAGTCAAGTGGAGTCTTTGTTGGTTAAACATGAAGGGGGAGATATAAACACTATTACTGAAGACTACACACAGAGAATGTCAGCTCTTGAGAAGAAATTTCAACAAGCAATTAGAGAAAAG GATCAATTGCGGAAACAGCTGGATAATGTCAAGATAGATATGACTCGAAAGAATTCATCAGATTTGGAGAACTCCTTGAAGGAGAAAGACGAGATAATAGCACAGCTCCACGAGGAAGGGGAAAAACTAGCCAGACATGAGCTACAGCattcaaatatcatcaaaaagCTTAGGGCTAAGGAGAAGGATAATGAGCAGGTCATCAAGGGGCTCCG GGATAAGATAGCCGAGCAGACCGCCGAACTGGACCGCGTAAAGCGTTCCATGGCCGCCAAGGAGGAGCTGGAAGTGAACCAGATCGAGGCGGTGTACCGGCTGACCACGGCCAACAAGAAGTTGGAAGCTGAACTTGCTGAG AGCCGCAGCGCGCTGGACGACGCCTCGCAGAAGCTGGAGGGCACGCGCACCGCGCGGGACGCCCTCAAGCGGGAGGCGGCCGACCTGCGCCGCGACGCCGCCGAGCTGCGCCGCCAGCGGGACGCGCACGCGCACCTCGGCGCCGCCGCCGAGCGCGCCGCGCGCGACGCCGCCCTGCTGCGCGACGAGCTGCGCCAGCTGCGCGCCGAGCGCGCCCGAG AGGAGCAGCGCTGGGTGGCGCGCGAGGAGGCGCTGCGGCGCGAGGCGGCCGAGGCGCGCGAGGCGAGCGAGGCGCAGGCGGACGCCGAGGCGCCGGCCGCGCTGCTGCAGCAGCTGGCGGCGCTGCAGCGCGCGGCGCTCGAGCGGGAGCGCGCGCACGCCGGGGCCGCCGCCGCGCTGGCCGCGCAGCTGG AGGaggcgcggcggcgggcggcggcggcggccgaGAGCGAGCGCGCGGGTCGCGCCGAGGCGGCGGCGCTGGCGGAGCGGGCGGAGGCGGCGCGGGCGGAGCTGCGGCGCGCCGAGCAGGCGCTGCAGCAGCTGCGGGACGGGGCCGCCGCCGAGCGCGCCGAGCTGGCGGCGCTGCGGGAGCGCCTGCGCGA AAAGGAGAGCGAGTCGGAGCGCCTCCGCTCGGAGAGCGAGGGGGAGCTGGCGGGGTTGCGCGCGAGGGTGAGCGAGCTGGAGGCGCAGCTGGCGGACGAGCGCGCCGCACTCGACACCGAGAAGAAACGAAATGCTATTCTACAG GAGCAGGTGTCGTCCCGCGGGGACGCCTCCCCCGCGCACTCCGTGGCCTCCGACAGCTTCTCCACCTCCTTCTGGCAGACC GAGGAGGGGCACGCGgtggcgggcggcggcgcggcgggcgcggggggcgcggcgggcgcgggcggcgtgGTGGGCGTGGAGGAGGCGCTGGCGGCGCTCACGCGGCGCGAAGGCGAGCGGCGcacggcgggcgcggcgctggcggcgctgcGGGCCGAGCGCGCCGCGCTCACGGGCCGCCTGGCGCGCCTGCAGGACGAGCTGGCCGACTACCAG AACGTCCAGGAGCAGTACGACGCGCTGCTGCAGATGTACGGCGAGAAGGAGGAGCAGCTGGCGGAGCTGCGGCTGGACCTGCACGACGTCACGCAGTTCTACAAAGCGCAGCTGGACGAGCTCGTGCGTCTCAAGCGACTCGCGCGATAG
- the LOC113394277 gene encoding uncharacterized Golgi apparatus membrane protein-like protein CG5021 isoform X3: MNSATVPLLDDDTIAFGDEDNANKQFVHPYIVFFHLIFRGAAIVVYILCGWFSDSFIASFVLVILLLSADFWTVKNISGRLLVGLRWWNYVDDDGKSHWVFESKQVINRVNRNESRLFWMGLILCPLIWSGFFIICLFGLKFKWMLLVLIALTLNGANLYGYVKCKFGAKENLQSATTDFVKKQLLQNASSFMFAQPAPPTTGNTGVI, translated from the exons ATGAATTCTGCAAcc GTGCCGCTGCTTGACGATGACACCATAGCATTCGGTGACGAGGACAATGCAAACAAACAGTTTGT GCATCCATACATTGTGTTTTTTCACTTGATCTTCAGAGGTGCAGCcattgttgtatatatattatgtggcTGGTTTTCCGACTCCTTCATTGCAAGCTTCGTGCTGGTTATACTTCTCTTATCTGCTGATTTTTGGACTGTTAAGAACATAAGTG gAAGATTGCTCGTAGGTCTGAGATGGTGGAATTACGTGGATGATGATGGGAAATCACATTGGGTATTTGAATCCAAGCAGGTAATA AACCGTGTAAATCGCAACGAGAGTCGTTTATTCTGGATGGGATTGATACTATGTCCACTTATCTGGTCAGGCTTCTTCATCATATGCCTCTTTGGACTTAAGTTTAAGTGGATg CTGTTGGTTTTAATAGCGCTAACATTGAATGGCGCCAACTTGTACGGATACGTCAAATGCAAGTTTGGCGCGAAAGAGAACCTTCAGTCCGCAACCACAGACTTCGTCAAGAAGCAGTTGCTGCAGAACGCGTCGTCGTTCATGTTCGCGCAACCCGCGCCACCCACGACGGGCAACACAGGCGTCATATAG
- the LOC113394277 gene encoding uncharacterized Golgi apparatus membrane protein-like protein CG5021 isoform X1 has product MNSATPGVPQVPLLDDDTIAFGDEDNANKQFVHPYIVFFHLIFRGAAIVVYILCGWFSDSFIASFVLVILLLSADFWTVKNISGRLLVGLRWWNYVDDDGKSHWVFESKQVINRVNRNESRLFWMGLILCPLIWSGFFIICLFGLKFKWMLLVLIALTLNGANLYGYVKCKFGAKENLQSATTDFVKKQLLQNASSFMFAQPAPPTTGNTGVI; this is encoded by the exons ATGAATTCTGCAAcc CCAGGTGTGCCGCAGGTGCCGCTGCTTGACGATGACACCATAGCATTCGGTGACGAGGACAATGCAAACAAACAGTTTGT GCATCCATACATTGTGTTTTTTCACTTGATCTTCAGAGGTGCAGCcattgttgtatatatattatgtggcTGGTTTTCCGACTCCTTCATTGCAAGCTTCGTGCTGGTTATACTTCTCTTATCTGCTGATTTTTGGACTGTTAAGAACATAAGTG gAAGATTGCTCGTAGGTCTGAGATGGTGGAATTACGTGGATGATGATGGGAAATCACATTGGGTATTTGAATCCAAGCAGGTAATA AACCGTGTAAATCGCAACGAGAGTCGTTTATTCTGGATGGGATTGATACTATGTCCACTTATCTGGTCAGGCTTCTTCATCATATGCCTCTTTGGACTTAAGTTTAAGTGGATg CTGTTGGTTTTAATAGCGCTAACATTGAATGGCGCCAACTTGTACGGATACGTCAAATGCAAGTTTGGCGCGAAAGAGAACCTTCAGTCCGCAACCACAGACTTCGTCAAGAAGCAGTTGCTGCAGAACGCGTCGTCGTTCATGTTCGCGCAACCCGCGCCACCCACGACGGGCAACACAGGCGTCATATAG
- the LOC113394277 gene encoding uncharacterized Golgi apparatus membrane protein-like protein CG5021 isoform X2 gives MNSATPGVPQVPLLDDDTIAFGDEDNANKQFVHPYIVFFHLIFRGAAIVVYILCGWFSDSFIASFVLVILLLSADFWTVKNISGRLLVGLRWWNYVDDDGKSHWVFESKQNRVNRNESRLFWMGLILCPLIWSGFFIICLFGLKFKWMLLVLIALTLNGANLYGYVKCKFGAKENLQSATTDFVKKQLLQNASSFMFAQPAPPTTGNTGVI, from the exons ATGAATTCTGCAAcc CCAGGTGTGCCGCAGGTGCCGCTGCTTGACGATGACACCATAGCATTCGGTGACGAGGACAATGCAAACAAACAGTTTGT GCATCCATACATTGTGTTTTTTCACTTGATCTTCAGAGGTGCAGCcattgttgtatatatattatgtggcTGGTTTTCCGACTCCTTCATTGCAAGCTTCGTGCTGGTTATACTTCTCTTATCTGCTGATTTTTGGACTGTTAAGAACATAAGTG gAAGATTGCTCGTAGGTCTGAGATGGTGGAATTACGTGGATGATGATGGGAAATCACATTGGGTATTTGAATCCAAGCAG AACCGTGTAAATCGCAACGAGAGTCGTTTATTCTGGATGGGATTGATACTATGTCCACTTATCTGGTCAGGCTTCTTCATCATATGCCTCTTTGGACTTAAGTTTAAGTGGATg CTGTTGGTTTTAATAGCGCTAACATTGAATGGCGCCAACTTGTACGGATACGTCAAATGCAAGTTTGGCGCGAAAGAGAACCTTCAGTCCGCAACCACAGACTTCGTCAAGAAGCAGTTGCTGCAGAACGCGTCGTCGTTCATGTTCGCGCAACCCGCGCCACCCACGACGGGCAACACAGGCGTCATATAG
- the LOC113394277 gene encoding uncharacterized Golgi apparatus membrane protein-like protein CG5021 isoform X4: MNSATVPLLDDDTIAFGDEDNANKQFVHPYIVFFHLIFRGAAIVVYILCGWFSDSFIASFVLVILLLSADFWTVKNISGRLLVGLRWWNYVDDDGKSHWVFESKQNRVNRNESRLFWMGLILCPLIWSGFFIICLFGLKFKWMLLVLIALTLNGANLYGYVKCKFGAKENLQSATTDFVKKQLLQNASSFMFAQPAPPTTGNTGVI, from the exons ATGAATTCTGCAAcc GTGCCGCTGCTTGACGATGACACCATAGCATTCGGTGACGAGGACAATGCAAACAAACAGTTTGT GCATCCATACATTGTGTTTTTTCACTTGATCTTCAGAGGTGCAGCcattgttgtatatatattatgtggcTGGTTTTCCGACTCCTTCATTGCAAGCTTCGTGCTGGTTATACTTCTCTTATCTGCTGATTTTTGGACTGTTAAGAACATAAGTG gAAGATTGCTCGTAGGTCTGAGATGGTGGAATTACGTGGATGATGATGGGAAATCACATTGGGTATTTGAATCCAAGCAG AACCGTGTAAATCGCAACGAGAGTCGTTTATTCTGGATGGGATTGATACTATGTCCACTTATCTGGTCAGGCTTCTTCATCATATGCCTCTTTGGACTTAAGTTTAAGTGGATg CTGTTGGTTTTAATAGCGCTAACATTGAATGGCGCCAACTTGTACGGATACGTCAAATGCAAGTTTGGCGCGAAAGAGAACCTTCAGTCCGCAACCACAGACTTCGTCAAGAAGCAGTTGCTGCAGAACGCGTCGTCGTTCATGTTCGCGCAACCCGCGCCACCCACGACGGGCAACACAGGCGTCATATAG